In Humulus lupulus chromosome 7, drHumLupu1.1, whole genome shotgun sequence, the following are encoded in one genomic region:
- the LOC133789346 gene encoding defensin-like protein 1 codes for MERKVSFGGVLLFMLFILLASKETVLGVEGRVCESKSHHFKGPCVSDHNCATVCRTERFSGGNCRGFRRRCFCSRRC; via the exons ATGGAGAGGAAAGTAAGCTTTGGTGGGGTGTTGTTGTTCATGCTCTTCATTCTCTTGGCTTCAA AAGAGACGGTGTTGGGAGTAGAAGGAAGGGTGTGCGAGTCGAAGAGCCATCACTTCAAGGGTCCATGCGTGTCTGATCACAACTGCGCCACCGTTTGTAGGACGGAAAGATTCTCCGGTGGAAATTGCCGGGGCTTTCGTCGCCGCTGTTTCTGCTCCAGGCGATGCTGA